A genome region from Microcella alkaliphila includes the following:
- a CDS encoding aldehyde dehydrogenase (NADP(+)) has product MTEVETDVGAIAQRAADAAAPFAATTPTARARALLAVADALDAEADELIRVAQHETGLAPARLQGEVRRTSAQLRLFAEVVIGGAHLGVTIDDADPSYAPGPRPELRRMLEPVGPVLNFAASNFPFAFSVAGGDSAAALAAGCPVIVKAHSGHPELSIATAGVVETALRDAGMPEGTFQLVSGQENGTALLKDDRIRAAAFTGSGRVGRMLADIAAARPRPIPFFGELGSVNPAYVTAGALAADDSLLATFVGSVCGSAGQLCTKPGFLFVPETADLAAVATAASAVAEHRLLNPGIGGAYEARREAVLGTAGVEVLAAGDVRTDDAGQRWATPTLVAIGVDDLVSAGDAMVEESFGPLSVLVRYRSIDELPALHASLFPGNLTSTVHAVESESEDLAALVRTLAATSGRVLYGGWPTGVAVTASMQHGGPYPATTTDDTSVGTAAIGRFLRGVAYQNMPEALLPPALRDANPWNVPQRRSAAGLSQDWGTLNGQY; this is encoded by the coding sequence ATGACCGAAGTAGAGACAGACGTCGGCGCAATCGCCCAGCGCGCCGCCGACGCGGCCGCACCGTTCGCCGCGACCACCCCCACTGCACGTGCGAGGGCGCTCCTCGCCGTGGCTGACGCACTCGATGCCGAGGCGGACGAACTGATCCGCGTCGCGCAACACGAAACCGGGCTTGCGCCGGCGCGACTGCAGGGTGAAGTTCGACGCACGTCAGCGCAGCTGCGACTGTTCGCCGAGGTTGTCATCGGCGGCGCCCACCTGGGCGTCACGATCGACGACGCCGACCCCAGCTACGCACCAGGGCCGCGGCCCGAGCTGCGTCGCATGCTCGAGCCCGTTGGGCCCGTGCTGAATTTCGCGGCCAGCAACTTTCCTTTCGCGTTTTCGGTCGCGGGCGGCGACAGTGCTGCCGCCCTCGCCGCGGGATGCCCGGTCATCGTGAAGGCGCACTCGGGTCACCCCGAGCTTTCGATCGCGACGGCGGGCGTCGTCGAGACGGCGCTTCGAGACGCAGGGATGCCGGAGGGCACCTTCCAACTTGTCTCAGGCCAGGAGAACGGCACCGCGCTCCTGAAGGACGATCGCATCCGTGCCGCCGCGTTCACCGGCTCCGGCCGGGTGGGACGCATGCTCGCGGACATTGCCGCCGCGAGGCCTCGGCCGATCCCGTTCTTCGGTGAACTCGGAAGCGTGAACCCCGCCTATGTCACGGCCGGGGCCCTCGCCGCTGACGACTCGCTCCTGGCGACCTTCGTCGGGAGCGTGTGCGGATCAGCGGGGCAGCTGTGCACGAAGCCCGGATTCTTGTTTGTGCCCGAGACGGCAGACCTCGCAGCGGTCGCCACAGCTGCGAGCGCGGTGGCCGAGCACCGACTGTTGAACCCGGGCATTGGCGGAGCCTACGAGGCGCGCCGGGAGGCAGTTCTCGGCACTGCGGGTGTCGAGGTGCTCGCCGCCGGCGACGTGCGCACCGACGACGCGGGGCAGCGCTGGGCGACGCCCACGCTGGTCGCTATCGGTGTTGACGACCTTGTCTCAGCGGGTGATGCGATGGTCGAGGAGTCGTTTGGCCCGCTGAGCGTTCTGGTGCGCTATCGCTCGATCGATGAGTTGCCCGCGCTGCACGCGTCGCTATTCCCCGGCAACCTGACGTCGACGGTTCACGCTGTGGAGAGCGAGTCTGAGGATCTCGCTGCGCTGGTGCGAACCCTTGCTGCGACGAGCGGCCGGGTGCTCTACGGCGGATGGCCGACGGGTGTTGCCGTGACGGCCTCGATGCAGCACGGGGGCCCTTACCCCGCAACAACAACCGACGACACGAGTGTGGGCACCGCTGCCATCGGCAGGTTCTTGCGCGGTGTTGCCTACCAAAACATGCCGGAGGCGCTGTTGCCGCCGGCACTGCGCGATGCAAATCCGTGGAATGTGCCGCAGCGACGAAGCGCCGCAGGGCTCTCGCAAGACTGGGGAACGCTTAACGGTCAGTACTAG
- a CDS encoding enolase C-terminal domain-like protein codes for MTKITAIETSDVRFPTSLSLDGSDAVNVDPDYSAAYVRIVADNDESGYGMVFTAGRGNEIVVTAIESYGRLLVGRDLDELVDDLGAAARLLVHDSQLRWLGPEKGVTQMAAGALITALWDIAARRAGKPLWRFMAELSPEALVAAIDFTHISDALSPDEALEILRAGQVGKSERIAELERDGFPAYTTSPGWLGYSDEKLLRLSTQAVADGFGMIKLKVGGDVADDRRRLGIVREALGAEYPVAIDANQRWDVPDAVAWLKQLSEFNPYWIEEATSTDDVLGHAAIRKEIAPMRVATGEAVQSRIIFKQLLQAGGIDVLQIDSTRVAGVSENLAILLLAKKFGVPVCPHAGGVGLCELVQHFSFFDYAVVATTQDHRMIEYVDHLHEHFAEPVRIERGRYLAPQRPGTGAEMLPASVERWTFPDGDGWQEIGDRAAVTGSTLTFDRE; via the coding sequence GTGCGCATCGTCGCTGACAACGACGAGTCGGGTTACGGCATGGTCTTCACGGCCGGACGCGGCAACGAGATCGTCGTCACGGCAATCGAGTCGTACGGCCGCCTGCTGGTGGGGCGCGACCTCGACGAGTTGGTCGATGACCTCGGGGCAGCTGCCCGGCTGCTGGTGCACGATTCGCAGCTGCGCTGGCTCGGTCCAGAAAAGGGCGTCACGCAGATGGCGGCCGGGGCACTCATCACGGCGCTGTGGGATATCGCGGCGCGTCGGGCGGGCAAGCCGTTGTGGCGCTTCATGGCTGAGCTCTCTCCCGAGGCGCTCGTCGCAGCCATCGACTTCACCCACATCTCTGATGCCCTCTCTCCCGACGAGGCACTCGAGATTCTGCGAGCCGGCCAGGTGGGCAAGAGCGAGCGCATCGCCGAGCTCGAGCGAGACGGCTTCCCCGCCTACACGACATCCCCGGGCTGGCTGGGCTACTCAGACGAGAAGCTGCTGCGTCTGAGCACGCAGGCCGTCGCCGACGGATTCGGCATGATCAAGTTGAAGGTCGGCGGCGACGTCGCAGACGACCGGCGCCGCCTCGGCATCGTGCGTGAAGCTCTGGGTGCCGAGTACCCCGTGGCGATCGATGCGAACCAGCGCTGGGATGTGCCGGACGCTGTGGCATGGCTCAAGCAGCTTTCCGAATTCAACCCGTACTGGATCGAGGAGGCCACGAGCACGGATGACGTACTCGGCCACGCCGCGATCCGAAAAGAGATCGCACCCATGCGGGTCGCGACGGGCGAAGCGGTGCAGAGCCGCATCATCTTCAAGCAGTTGCTGCAGGCCGGCGGCATCGACGTGCTCCAGATCGACTCGACCCGCGTGGCTGGCGTGAGCGAGAACCTCGCGATCCTGCTGCTGGCGAAGAAGTTCGGAGTACCCGTATGCCCGCACGCGGGTGGAGTGGGGCTGTGTGAGCTCGTCCAGCACTTCTCCTTCTTCGACTACGCCGTCGTCGCGACTACACAGGATCACCGCATGATCGAGTATGTCGACCACCTGCACGAGCACTTCGCGGAGCCCGTCCGCATTGAGCGTGGCCGGTATCTCGCACCACAGCGGCCGGGTACGGGTGCCGAGATGCTTCCCGCGTCGGTCGAGCGGTGGACGTTCCCCGACGGTGACGGATGGCAGGAAATCGGTGACCGCGCAGCGGTGACCGGTTCGACCCTCACCTTCGATCGCGAGTGA
- a CDS encoding zinc-dependent alcohol dehydrogenase, translating to MKAAQYDGQGRIGVVDVEPTEPKAGEVEIAVAYTGICGTDLHILHGEMDHRVAPPQSIGHEMAGTIARIGEGVSGLAVGQPVTVMPLRWCGTCPACRAGNQHVCQKLVFVGIDSVGSMRERWTVPASIVVPLPDGLSLATGALVEPVAVACHDVARSRLVQGETAVVIGGGPIGQLIASVAQATGARVILIEPNQARRQIAANRGIETIDPATEDAVAFVEQTTGGTGADVVFEVAGAASTALGCVDYAKVRGRVVVVAIHSKPVPLNLFAMFWRELEIIGARVYERVDYERAIDLLSSGAIPAEEIITSIVPLERARDAFAELERGAGMKVLVDSRSER from the coding sequence GTGAAAGCAGCACAGTACGACGGCCAAGGACGGATCGGCGTCGTCGACGTTGAACCGACCGAGCCGAAAGCGGGCGAGGTGGAAATCGCGGTCGCCTACACGGGCATCTGCGGCACCGATCTGCACATCCTGCACGGTGAGATGGACCATCGTGTAGCACCACCGCAGTCGATTGGTCACGAGATGGCCGGCACGATCGCTCGCATCGGCGAGGGTGTCAGCGGCCTGGCGGTCGGGCAGCCCGTCACGGTCATGCCGTTGCGCTGGTGCGGCACATGCCCCGCGTGCCGCGCCGGAAACCAGCACGTCTGCCAGAAGCTCGTGTTTGTCGGCATCGACAGCGTTGGCTCGATGAGAGAGCGCTGGACGGTGCCCGCGTCCATCGTCGTCCCCCTGCCTGATGGGCTCTCACTCGCCACCGGCGCGCTGGTCGAACCCGTGGCTGTGGCGTGCCACGACGTGGCACGCTCGCGCTTGGTTCAGGGCGAGACCGCCGTCGTTATCGGCGGCGGGCCGATCGGCCAGCTCATCGCTAGCGTCGCGCAGGCGACCGGTGCCCGCGTGATCCTGATCGAGCCCAACCAGGCCCGTCGCCAGATCGCAGCGAACCGCGGGATCGAGACCATCGATCCCGCAACAGAGGATGCTGTTGCCTTCGTCGAGCAGACAACCGGCGGCACGGGGGCGGACGTCGTCTTCGAGGTTGCCGGCGCTGCCTCGACCGCGCTCGGATGTGTCGACTATGCGAAGGTGCGAGGCCGCGTCGTCGTGGTCGCCATTCACAGCAAGCCTGTACCGCTGAACTTGTTCGCGATGTTCTGGCGCGAGCTCGAAATCATCGGCGCGCGCGTTTACGAGCGAGTCGACTATGAGCGCGCAATTGACCTGCTCTCGAGCGGCGCGATCCCGGCCGAGGAGATCATTACGAGCATCGTGCCGCTCGAGCGGGCACGCGACGCGTTCGCGGAGCTCGAGCGTGGCGCCGGCATGAAGGTGCTCGTCGACTCGCGGAGCGAACGATGA